A genome region from bacterium includes the following:
- the nifA gene encoding nif-specific transcriptional activator NifA — protein sequence MDPQKRQQRKIQELTTLYSIGHAMASTLDFRSVLREVLATLSKELDMNRGTVALLDKKTGQLSIEAAQGLTKEEISRGKYKIGEGITGKVVEKGEAMIVPDIGKEPLFLNRTRSRGDVKRQNISFICVPIKLKGETLGVLSVDRLFKDADISFEEDVRLLSVVGSLIGQNLKLHEMIEKEKEDLLEENRELHSELKGKYKLDNIVGSSKSMVEVYKAVQRVAPTRTTVIIRGESGTGKELIARAVHYNSPRASKPFIKVSCAALPETLLESELFGHEKGSYTGASELVKGRFELADGGTLFLDEIGDISQATQVKLLRVLQEKKFERVGGTKTLSVDVRIIAATNRNLEKAIAEGKFREDLYYRLNVVPVFLPSLRDRREDVPLLLNHFIDKYNSENGARFKATPEVVAHLMNYPWPGNVRELENMVERMCVMAKGQSITLEDIPVPLEVSSHLPPSSMEGGPSLRPAPGGGFTTLTEVEKMKVMEAMEKCGGVQAKACKLLGITPRQLGYKLKKYKIGYKPTFL from the coding sequence ATGGACCCCCAAAAGAGACAGCAACGCAAGATCCAAGAATTGACCACCCTCTACTCCATCGGCCATGCCATGGCTTCCACCCTGGATTTCAGGAGCGTCCTGAGAGAGGTCCTGGCCACCCTTTCCAAGGAACTGGACATGAACCGCGGGACGGTCGCCCTCCTGGACAAGAAGACCGGACAACTCAGCATCGAGGCCGCGCAGGGCCTGACCAAGGAGGAGATCTCCCGGGGGAAGTACAAGATCGGGGAAGGGATCACGGGAAAGGTGGTGGAAAAGGGGGAGGCCATGATCGTTCCCGACATCGGGAAGGAGCCCCTCTTCTTGAACCGGACCCGTTCCCGGGGTGACGTCAAACGGCAGAACATCTCCTTCATCTGCGTCCCCATCAAATTGAAGGGCGAGACCCTCGGAGTGCTTTCCGTGGACCGGTTGTTCAAGGACGCGGACATCTCCTTCGAGGAGGACGTCCGGTTGCTTTCGGTGGTGGGATCGCTCATCGGGCAGAACCTCAAGCTCCATGAGATGATCGAGAAGGAAAAAGAGGACCTGCTGGAAGAGAACCGGGAGCTCCATAGTGAATTGAAGGGGAAGTACAAGCTGGACAACATCGTGGGCTCCTCCAAATCGATGGTGGAGGTCTATAAGGCGGTCCAGCGTGTCGCGCCGACCCGGACCACCGTCATCATCCGGGGGGAGTCGGGCACCGGCAAGGAACTCATCGCCCGGGCCGTCCACTACAACAGCCCACGGGCCTCCAAGCCCTTCATCAAGGTCTCCTGCGCCGCCCTCCCCGAAACACTCCTCGAAAGCGAACTGTTCGGCCATGAGAAAGGCAGCTACACGGGCGCTTCGGAGCTGGTGAAGGGCCGCTTCGAATTGGCGGACGGCGGGACCCTTTTCCTGGACGAGATCGGGGACATCTCCCAGGCGACCCAGGTGAAGCTCCTGCGGGTCCTCCAAGAAAAGAAGTTCGAGAGGGTCGGGGGGACCAAGACCCTTTCCGTCGATGTGCGGATCATCGCCGCGACGAACCGGAACCTGGAAAAGGCCATCGCCGAGGGCAAATTCCGGGAGGACCTCTACTACCGCCTGAACGTCGTTCCCGTTTTCCTCCCCTCCTTACGGGACCGAAGGGAGGATGTCCCGCTTTTGTTGAACCATTTCATCGATAAGTACAACAGCGAGAACGGCGCCCGGTTCAAGGCCACGCCCGAGGTGGTCGCCCATTTGATGAATTATCCTTGGCCGGGCAATGTCCGGGAGTTGGAGAACATGGTGGAGCGGATGTGCGTGATGGCCAAGGGCCAGTCCATCACTCTGGAGGATATCCCGGTGCCCCTGGAAGTTTCGTCCCATCTTCCCCCCTCTTCCATGGAAGGCGGCCCGAGCCTGAGGCCCGCTCCCGGCGGCGGGTTCACCACCTTGACCGAGGTGGAAAAGATGAAGGTCATGGAGGCGATGGAAAAGTGCGGAGGGGTCCAAGCCAAGGCCTGCAAACTGCTTGGGATCACACCCCGGCAGTTGGGTTACAAACTGAAGAAATACAAAATCGGCTACAAGCCTACTTTTTTGTAA
- a CDS encoding choice-of-anchor L domain-containing protein, with protein sequence MRRSSSRYIFLFLIGVTGVASGQALSVTPLGGNSPTILVQSLMGIGLTYSNVTYQGNGSSAGTFTGGSAIVGFPSGIVLSNGAAASVKGPPVIGGTSTCNSLPGDADLAVLAGTSPASIFDASVLQFDFIPTYNTITFQYVFASDEYNQFIGAFDDVFGFFLNGVNVALVPGTTTAVSVNTVNNCVNPAYFIDNSGGQSNGVCSVTKPSAGLNTTMWGLTTVLSVTASVNPGVTNHIKLAIGDAGDCNLDSNVFIQANSFSSGPTATPTNTPTASPTRTPTATRTPTNTPTITPTFPPFMDDFEVDKNAFTPPGESVSITVGYSQFPGNYSLRIYNSAGEHIRTLDSQGLTTPIRQTYVWDGTNKYGDKCASGIYLIALEEPFNRKLKKVLLIR encoded by the coding sequence ATGCGCCGTTCTTCGTCCCGCTACATCTTCCTTTTCCTCATCGGGGTCACAGGTGTGGCATCGGGTCAGGCCCTTTCGGTGACCCCTTTGGGAGGGAACAGTCCGACGATCCTGGTCCAATCCCTTATGGGGATCGGGTTGACCTATAGCAATGTCACTTACCAGGGGAACGGTTCATCGGCCGGTACTTTCACGGGCGGGAGCGCGATCGTCGGGTTCCCCTCGGGGATCGTCCTGAGCAACGGGGCGGCCGCCAGCGTCAAAGGCCCCCCCGTGATCGGTGGGACCTCGACCTGCAACAGCCTCCCAGGGGACGCGGACCTGGCCGTCCTGGCCGGGACCTCTCCCGCCAGCATCTTCGACGCCAGCGTCCTGCAGTTCGATTTCATTCCCACTTACAACACCATCACGTTCCAATATGTTTTCGCTTCGGACGAATACAATCAATTCATCGGGGCTTTCGACGATGTCTTCGGTTTTTTCTTGAACGGCGTCAACGTGGCCCTGGTCCCAGGGACGACGACGGCGGTCTCGGTGAATACCGTCAACAATTGCGTGAATCCGGCCTATTTCATCGACAACAGCGGCGGCCAATCGAACGGTGTTTGTTCCGTTACCAAGCCTTCGGCTGGGTTGAACACGACCATGTGGGGCCTCACCACGGTCCTCTCGGTGACCGCGTCGGTCAATCCGGGGGTCACCAACCACATCAAGCTGGCCATCGGTGACGCGGGGGACTGCAACCTGGACTCGAACGTCTTCATCCAGGCCAACAGTTTCTCCAGCGGGCCGACGGCGACGCCGACCAATACCCCGACCGCCAGCCCGACGCGCACTCCCACCGCGACCCGGACCCCCACCAACACACCCACCATCACTCCCACCTTCCCCCCTTTCATGGATGACTTCGAGGTGGACAAGAACGCGTTCACCCCGCCGGGAGAGTCGGTCAGCATCACGGTCGGGTACAGCCAGTTCCCGGGGAACTATTCATTGCGGATCTATAATTCGGCCGGGGAGCATATCCGAACTTTGGACAGCCAGGGTCTGACCACCCCCATCCGTCAAACCTATGTCTGGGATGGGACCAACAAATATGGGGATAAATGCGCCAGCGGGATCTATCTGATCGCCCTGGAGGAGCCCTTTAATCGGAAGTTGAAAAAGGTCCTTTTGATCCGGTAG
- the aroQ gene encoding type II 3-dehydroquinate dehydratase gives MRKILVLHGPNLNLLGEREPNVYGSFTLEEINRDLGALAQELDLELRIIQSNHEGEIVETLQNSRHWAEVILINPAAYTHTSVAIRDALAAISVPAIEVHLSNIHAREGFRHSSHVAPVAVGQISGFGKNSYLLALRAAAELTLPAKK, from the coding sequence ATGCGCAAGATCCTCGTGCTTCACGGACCCAACCTGAACCTGCTGGGGGAGAGGGAGCCCAACGTTTATGGGTCCTTCACCCTGGAGGAGATCAATCGCGACCTGGGAGCCCTGGCCCAGGAGCTGGACCTCGAGTTACGGATCATCCAATCCAATCATGAGGGCGAGATCGTCGAGACCCTCCAGAATTCCCGCCATTGGGCCGAGGTCATCCTCATCAATCCGGCCGCCTATACCCATACTTCAGTGGCCATCCGGGACGCCCTGGCGGCCATTTCGGTGCCCGCCATCGAGGTGCATCTTTCCAACATCCACGCCCGGGAAGGTTTTCGTCACTCCTCCCATGTGGCGCCGGTGGCCGTGGGCCAGATCTCCGGCTTCGGGAAGAACAGCTACCTTCTTGCCCTGCGGGCCGCGGCCGAATTGACCCTTCCTGCCAAGAAATAG
- a CDS encoding dienelactone hydrolase family protein, translated as MRKLLFLFSLILSAQAQAGLVRQMVDYRDGQTVLEGYLVYDDALKGSRPGVLVVHEWNGLGHYVKGRADQLAGLGYVAFAPDIYGKGVRPEGFEACKAESGKYYADRAMLRRRVNLGLDQLRKNAMVDPKRIAAIGYCFGGSAVLELGRSGADVAGIVTFHGGLDDPAPADAKNIKAKVLVCQGGADQFTLQALPAFKKEMDDAKVDYRVIEYKGAVHGFTNPDNKGTVPGLKYDAKADKASWKAMKRFFKKVLGS; from the coding sequence ATGCGGAAACTATTATTCCTTTTCAGTCTTATCCTCTCGGCCCAAGCACAGGCCGGGTTGGTGCGCCAGATGGTGGATTACCGGGACGGCCAAACGGTCCTGGAAGGTTATCTGGTCTACGACGACGCCCTGAAGGGATCCCGGCCCGGCGTCCTGGTCGTGCATGAGTGGAACGGTTTGGGGCATTACGTGAAAGGCCGGGCCGACCAACTGGCTGGCTTGGGCTATGTGGCTTTCGCCCCGGACATCTATGGGAAAGGGGTGAGGCCCGAGGGATTCGAGGCCTGCAAAGCGGAGTCGGGAAAGTATTACGCCGATCGAGCCATGTTGCGGCGCCGGGTCAATTTAGGGCTCGACCAACTTCGGAAAAACGCGATGGTGGACCCGAAGAGGATCGCCGCCATCGGTTATTGCTTCGGCGGTTCCGCCGTGTTGGAGTTGGGCCGTAGCGGAGCCGACGTGGCCGGGATCGTGACCTTCCATGGAGGGTTGGACGACCCGGCGCCCGCCGATGCGAAGAACATCAAGGCCAAGGTCCTGGTCTGCCAGGGCGGCGCGGACCAGTTCACCCTCCAGGCACTCCCCGCCTTCAAGAAGGAAATGGACGACGCCAAGGTGGACTACCGGGTCATCGAGTACAAGGGGGCGGTCCATGGGTTCACCAACCCGGACAACAAGGGAACGGTCCCGGGACTGAAATACGATGCCAAGGCCGACAAGGCGTCCTGGAAGGCGATGAAGCGATTCTTCAAGAAGGTCCTTGGATCCTGA
- the glnA gene encoding type I glutamate--ammonia ligase, with translation MTPKEVMDLIKQKDVKYVDFRFMDMPGIWQHTTSPVKFFDEDTFKDGKGFDGSSIRGFQAINESDMLLIPDPDSAFIDPFFAETTLVLICNVVDPISREPYSRDPRYVAQKAEKYLKSTGIADVSYWGPEAEFFIFNDMKFDQNMHSGFYSVDSTEGLWNQGRDEYPNLAYKVRNKEGYFPVPPTDSQMDIRSEMTTIMQQIGVAIETHHHEVATGGQAEIDMVFNTMVTMADMLMKYKYVVKNVARRHNMVATFMPKPLFGDNGSGMHVHQSIWKGNTNVMFDEKGYGGLSQAALYYIGGLLKHAPALCAFITPTVNSYKRLTPGFEAPVNLVYSQRNRSAACRIPLYSKSAKSKRVEFRTPDPSCNPYLAFPAMLMAGLDGIENKIDPGKPHDMNLYELEGRELKKIKSVPGSLNEALDALEDDHEFLLKGGVFTEDLINEWINYKRSKEIDAIRLRPHPYEFVLYHDI, from the coding sequence ATGACGCCCAAGGAAGTGATGGACCTCATCAAACAGAAAGACGTGAAGTATGTTGATTTTCGTTTCATGGACATGCCCGGCATCTGGCAACACACGACCTCGCCGGTCAAGTTCTTCGACGAGGATACCTTCAAGGATGGGAAGGGTTTCGACGGCTCCTCCATCCGCGGGTTCCAGGCCATCAATGAATCGGACATGTTGCTGATCCCCGATCCGGATTCCGCCTTCATCGATCCGTTCTTCGCCGAGACCACCCTGGTCCTCATTTGCAACGTGGTGGACCCCATCAGCCGGGAGCCCTATTCACGCGATCCCCGTTATGTCGCTCAAAAAGCGGAGAAGTACCTGAAGTCCACCGGCATCGCCGATGTTTCCTATTGGGGGCCGGAAGCCGAGTTCTTCATTTTCAACGACATGAAGTTCGACCAGAACATGCACAGCGGCTTCTACTCCGTGGATTCCACCGAAGGTCTGTGGAACCAGGGGCGCGACGAGTATCCCAACCTGGCCTACAAGGTCCGCAATAAGGAAGGTTACTTCCCGGTCCCTCCGACGGACAGCCAGATGGACATCCGCTCGGAAATGACCACGATCATGCAACAGATCGGCGTGGCCATCGAGACCCATCACCATGAGGTCGCCACCGGCGGCCAGGCCGAGATCGACATGGTGTTCAACACCATGGTGACCATGGCCGATATGCTCATGAAGTACAAGTACGTGGTGAAGAACGTGGCCCGTCGGCACAATATGGTGGCCACCTTCATGCCCAAGCCCCTCTTCGGGGACAATGGATCGGGCATGCACGTCCACCAGTCGATCTGGAAGGGCAACACCAATGTGATGTTCGACGAGAAGGGCTACGGCGGACTTTCCCAGGCCGCCCTCTATTACATCGGTGGGCTCCTGAAGCACGCCCCTGCCCTTTGCGCCTTCATCACCCCGACGGTCAACAGCTACAAGCGTTTGACCCCGGGTTTCGAAGCGCCGGTCAACCTGGTGTACAGCCAGCGCAACCGTTCGGCCGCTTGCCGCATCCCGCTCTATTCCAAGAGCGCGAAATCCAAGCGCGTGGAATTCCGCACCCCGGACCCGTCCTGCAACCCCTACCTGGCCTTCCCGGCCATGTTGATGGCGGGACTGGACGGCATCGAGAACAAGATCGATCCGGGCAAGCCGCACGACATGAACCTTTACGAGCTGGAAGGGCGCGAGCTGAAGAAGATCAAGAGCGTGCCCGGTTCCCTCAACGAGGCCCTGGACGCCTTGGAGGACGACCACGAGTTCCTGTTGAAGGGCGGGGTCTTCACCGAGGACCTGATCAACGAATGGATCAACTACAAGCGGAGCAAGGAGATCGACGCCATCCGCCTGCGGCCCCATCCCTACGAGTTCGTGCTTTACCACGATATCTAA
- a CDS encoding PorV/PorQ family protein, with protein MNHGRPTIRSSSPAKALALALLLFSWGQAQAQVQTSGAGSTSTNFQKIGMGARATGMGNAFTGVSDDVNAVFWNPAGLGLARGTQFTLTHGEWLIGVTHEFFAFSQNIGKDGGFGGSVGYLDSGSFPGALETPSGQYGGVGDTISATNFTGTLAYAQRLGNWINGDFFKHSFMGISASVVGQNVVNVGNAGAAFNIGYLYEIQRRTFYVGAVLFNLGTHIQDFSQPLMYKIGGSYSLHNVLMKKDRNIFALDLDGHSDTGFKIGAGDEYKMNLGRDDVFLRLGYTTVADLAGITAGAGVAHRFDDFTAGLDYAFVPYGALGDTHRITLNMIIGDTLIKPEAYVYSAPTFVLGKETAKYTFSTKSEEPITEYKVTIYDPSGKPIKSVKGKGNPPSNYMWDGRDQKGELVPQGDYRTTLEVTDDNDLTASSHPSQTYAKWVPQRVPYQYSFGVSGDLLFDSGKSDLLQRGYDAIQKAAQAIRVRYPDSLIIIAGHTDDQPLAKTAKYKDNQELSLARAQAVMDYLIKSGMDRTKLSVVGYGDTKPIAPNNTPEGRAKNRRVELVVSGVVEASAGDLIDEGMIQFKDGNFRGALDRFLKAIEADQRNAKAYHLAGDCYLRLGGKAQAIEAYRKSLKWNPNDKPLKDWMDQNAPGPAANPAPAAAPALPLPNGK; from the coding sequence ATGAACCACGGGCGACCGACCATCCGATCCTCCAGCCCCGCCAAGGCGCTGGCTTTGGCGCTGCTCCTTTTCTCCTGGGGCCAAGCCCAGGCGCAGGTCCAGACCTCCGGGGCCGGGAGCACCAGCACCAATTTCCAGAAGATCGGCATGGGGGCCCGCGCCACCGGCATGGGTAACGCCTTCACCGGGGTCTCCGACGACGTCAACGCGGTCTTTTGGAACCCGGCGGGCTTGGGATTGGCCCGGGGCACCCAGTTCACCCTCACCCACGGGGAATGGCTCATCGGGGTCACCCACGAGTTCTTCGCTTTCAGCCAGAACATCGGCAAGGACGGCGGGTTCGGGGGGAGCGTGGGCTACCTGGATTCGGGGAGCTTCCCCGGCGCCCTGGAGACCCCCTCGGGCCAATATGGCGGGGTGGGGGACACCATCAGCGCCACCAACTTCACGGGGACCCTGGCTTATGCCCAGCGCCTGGGCAACTGGATCAACGGCGACTTCTTCAAACATTCCTTCATGGGCATCAGCGCGAGTGTCGTGGGCCAGAACGTCGTCAATGTGGGGAACGCAGGCGCCGCCTTCAACATCGGCTACCTTTATGAGATCCAGCGACGGACCTTCTACGTGGGCGCGGTACTCTTCAACCTGGGTACCCACATCCAGGATTTTTCCCAACCTCTCATGTACAAGATCGGCGGGTCCTACAGCCTCCACAATGTCCTGATGAAGAAGGACCGCAACATCTTCGCCCTGGATCTGGACGGCCACTCGGACACGGGGTTCAAGATCGGGGCGGGGGACGAGTACAAAATGAACCTGGGCCGTGACGACGTGTTCCTTCGCCTGGGCTACACCACCGTAGCCGATCTGGCGGGCATCACCGCCGGGGCGGGCGTGGCCCACCGCTTCGACGATTTCACCGCGGGCCTCGACTACGCCTTCGTGCCCTATGGGGCCCTGGGGGATACCCACCGCATCACCCTCAACATGATCATCGGGGACACGCTCATCAAGCCCGAGGCCTACGTCTATTCGGCCCCCACCTTCGTTCTGGGCAAGGAGACGGCGAAATACACCTTCTCCACCAAGTCCGAGGAGCCCATCACCGAATACAAGGTCACCATCTACGACCCCTCGGGCAAGCCCATCAAGAGCGTCAAAGGGAAGGGGAACCCGCCCTCGAACTATATGTGGGACGGCCGCGACCAGAAGGGCGAATTGGTGCCCCAGGGCGATTACCGGACCACCCTGGAAGTGACCGATGACAACGACCTCACCGCCAGCTCCCATCCCTCCCAGACCTACGCCAAATGGGTGCCCCAACGCGTGCCTTACCAGTATTCCTTCGGCGTCTCGGGCGACCTGCTCTTCGACTCGGGGAAGTCCGACCTCCTGCAGCGGGGTTATGACGCCATCCAGAAGGCGGCCCAGGCCATCCGCGTCCGCTATCCGGACAGCTTGATCATCATCGCCGGACACACCGACGACCAGCCCCTGGCCAAGACCGCCAAGTACAAGGACAACCAGGAGCTTTCCCTGGCCCGCGCCCAGGCGGTGATGGATTACCTGATCAAGAGCGGGATGGACCGCACCAAGCTGAGCGTGGTGGGTTACGGCGACACCAAGCCCATCGCCCCCAACAACACCCCCGAAGGGCGGGCCAAGAACCGCCGGGTGGAGCTGGTCGTTTCCGGGGTCGTGGAGGCCTCGGCGGGAGACCTGATCGACGAGGGGATGATCCAGTTCAAGGACGGCAATTTCCGCGGGGCGCTGGACCGGTTCCTGAAGGCCATCGAGGCCGACCAACGCAATGCCAAGGCCTATCACCTGGCGGGGGATTGCTACCTGCGCCTGGGTGGGAAGGCCCAGGCCATCGAGGCCTATCGCAAGTCCCTCAAATGGAACCCCAACGACAAGCCTTTGAAGGATTGGATGGACCAGAACGCGCCCGGTCCCGCCGCCAACCCCGCGCCCGCGGCGGCTCCCGCCCTGCCCCTCCCGAACGGGAAGTAA
- the mutY gene encoding A/G-specific adenine glycosylase — protein sequence MTSRRPKVRPVQKALLGWYDRHKRDLPWRRTRDPYAIFVSEMMLQQTQVKTVIPYYERFMKELPDWRSLARADEQKVLKLWEGLGYYRRARNLRTAAQSVLADHQGKLPETLDGIMTLPGVGRYSAGAVLSIAFEKPMPLVDGNVIRVFARLFRLKGDLKTGPGHKKTWEIAEELLDRKRPGDFNQALMELGATICVPEDPQCLLCPLRDHCGACQEGSQTRYPQASVKADTVEVVVAAVLARQGSRFLVRKRPQGERWLQGLWEFPSMEGKDPDSALTALERKYGVKARRDLFHEVGHQITRHKIRLRLYQAGSARKRPKGEELRWVTASQALALPFSSAQNKLRRTVLKTAQKAKTPSGGNAKGILRIQGPS from the coding sequence ATGACCTCTCGACGACCCAAGGTCCGACCGGTCCAAAAAGCGTTGTTGGGATGGTATGACCGCCACAAACGGGACCTGCCCTGGCGGCGGACCCGGGACCCCTACGCCATCTTTGTCTCCGAGATGATGCTCCAGCAAACCCAGGTCAAGACCGTCATCCCTTATTACGAAAGGTTCATGAAGGAACTCCCGGATTGGCGGTCCCTGGCAAGGGCCGATGAACAGAAGGTCCTGAAGCTCTGGGAGGGGCTCGGCTATTACCGCAGGGCGAGGAACCTCCGGACAGCCGCCCAAAGCGTCCTGGCCGACCACCAAGGGAAGCTCCCCGAAACGCTCGATGGGATCATGACCTTGCCCGGCGTGGGCCGATATAGCGCCGGCGCGGTCCTTTCCATCGCCTTCGAAAAACCCATGCCATTGGTGGACGGGAATGTCATCCGTGTCTTCGCGCGTCTTTTCCGGCTGAAAGGCGACCTGAAGACCGGGCCCGGCCATAAAAAAACATGGGAGATCGCCGAAGAGCTCCTGGACCGAAAAAGGCCGGGGGATTTCAACCAAGCTCTCATGGAATTAGGCGCTACGATCTGCGTTCCCGAGGATCCCCAATGCCTGCTTTGCCCATTAAGGGACCATTGCGGGGCCTGCCAGGAGGGTTCCCAAACCAGATACCCACAAGCGTCCGTTAAGGCCGACACCGTCGAGGTGGTCGTGGCCGCGGTCTTGGCCCGTCAAGGGTCGAGGTTCCTGGTCCGCAAAAGGCCCCAGGGGGAGCGATGGCTCCAGGGCCTATGGGAGTTCCCGAGCATGGAAGGAAAAGATCCCGACTCCGCGCTCACCGCGCTGGAGAGGAAATACGGGGTCAAGGCCCGCCGGGACCTGTTCCATGAGGTGGGTCATCAGATCACGCGCCATAAGATCAGGCTCCGTCTTTACCAGGCTGGCTCCGCCCGCAAACGACCCAAGGGCGAGGAGCTTCGGTGGGTGACGGCATCCCAGGCCCTTGCCTTGCCCTTTTCAAGCGCCCAGAACAAACTCCGGCGGACCGTGCTGAAAACCGCCCAAAAAGCAAAGACACCGTCCGGCGGGAACGCCAAGGGGATCCTCAGGATCCAAGGACCTTCTTGA
- a CDS encoding ATP-dependent Clp protease adaptor ClpS, with the protein MTQVTPRPQQVPVTDPHTQVDPPWQTILFNDEVHTFDQVILQLQKATGCSLERAFELTLRVHQKGKASVYFGTQEKCLRVSSVLEMIGLATQVEKT; encoded by the coding sequence ATGACCCAGGTGACGCCCCGGCCCCAACAAGTTCCCGTGACCGACCCGCACACCCAGGTCGATCCACCCTGGCAGACCATCCTTTTCAACGATGAGGTCCACACCTTCGACCAGGTCATCCTTCAATTGCAAAAGGCCACCGGCTGTTCCTTGGAACGGGCCTTCGAACTCACCCTTCGGGTCCACCAAAAGGGCAAGGCCTCGGTCTATTTCGGGACCCAGGAAAAATGCCTGCGGGTCTCCTCGGTCCTTGAAATGATCGGCCTGGCCACCCAAGTGGAAAAAACATGA
- a CDS encoding adenylate/guanylate cyclase domain-containing protein, whose product MKKIPIVPAVFCLLAVLPLAFLSMRTSGILKRVLQEKVVNDPATGLIQGSAVVSSELDRASKQLLLDAWKFSQRDGLKKALYFTYPNAVSSAIRPICEAGLAEKSFPFLAIVGKDGKILFDNLSIPKPTPDPLPTASSKMRSHHPSKTPTPTYASASDWPAMDQALKGARASGVLTVLDRSFLACLFPIENRGKVLGVLVAGVPLDADWLSSLQKKASLPLALDTKQGVLPSWPDRGPSRTETASLDGVSGSSKPQTVTLDQKAYLAGSQTLFDPSGKRTAFLLALSPIQKDWIVTRDPRKEIVRSAFWAGTVFFILALAFGAFYLFQYRKLMDFVQGLSGGPGRAPAPALAFPEWSSLQGVLEELRERNLEKERVSLILGKVVDPIAAQKILSDRDYFSLRGEKRECTLLFADLKGFHALTENLKPEDLVESLNRYFTLINEIVFKHEGMLDRFMGDSLLAIWGAPFTHEDKEKRAAQAALEIQEALKEFNLDRIKKGAPPFTVGIALHTGPVVAGNLGSDKHFDYSILGEPLSIVTRLCALTAPGQTAVTQETFERLGAGAKGEPLSPIALRDSPETLKTFSLRSLS is encoded by the coding sequence TTGAAAAAGATCCCCATCGTCCCCGCCGTCTTTTGCCTCCTCGCCGTCCTTCCCTTGGCTTTCTTGTCGATGCGGACATCGGGCATCCTGAAGCGGGTCCTCCAGGAAAAGGTGGTCAACGATCCCGCCACGGGCTTGATCCAGGGATCGGCGGTCGTCTCCTCGGAACTCGACCGCGCCTCGAAGCAACTCCTTCTGGACGCCTGGAAATTTTCCCAGAGGGACGGGCTCAAAAAAGCCCTTTACTTCACCTATCCCAATGCGGTGTCCTCCGCGATCCGGCCCATCTGTGAGGCCGGCCTCGCCGAAAAGTCCTTTCCCTTCCTTGCCATCGTGGGAAAGGACGGCAAGATACTTTTCGACAACCTTTCCATCCCCAAACCCACACCCGACCCGCTCCCGACCGCGAGCTCAAAGATGCGGTCCCATCATCCTTCCAAAACCCCGACCCCGACCTACGCCTCCGCGTCGGATTGGCCGGCCATGGACCAGGCCTTGAAGGGAGCGCGGGCATCGGGCGTCCTAACGGTCCTGGACCGGTCCTTCTTGGCCTGTCTCTTTCCCATTGAAAATCGCGGGAAGGTGCTGGGAGTGTTGGTCGCGGGCGTCCCCTTGGACGCGGATTGGCTCTCTTCCCTTCAAAAAAAGGCCTCCCTTCCCCTGGCCCTCGATACCAAACAAGGGGTCCTTCCTTCCTGGCCCGATCGAGGACCCTCCCGGACCGAAACCGCTTCCCTGGACGGCGTCTCCGGCTCTTCCAAGCCCCAGACCGTGACGCTGGACCAAAAGGCCTACTTGGCCGGGTCCCAGACCCTTTTCGACCCGTCCGGCAAAAGGACCGCCTTCTTGCTGGCCCTTTCCCCCATCCAAAAGGACTGGATCGTCACCCGCGACCCCCGCAAGGAGATCGTCCGGTCCGCTTTTTGGGCCGGAACGGTTTTCTTCATCCTTGCCTTGGCATTCGGCGCCTTTTATCTCTTCCAATACCGGAAGCTAATGGACTTTGTCCAAGGCCTCTCCGGTGGCCCGGGGCGGGCCCCGGCACCGGCCCTGGCCTTCCCGGAATGGTCCTCCCTACAAGGGGTTCTGGAGGAGTTGCGGGAAAGGAACCTTGAAAAGGAACGGGTCTCCCTGATCCTGGGCAAGGTCGTGGATCCCATCGCCGCCCAAAAGATCCTTTCGGACCGGGATTATTTCTCCCTGCGGGGAGAAAAGAGGGAATGCACCCTTCTCTTCGCCGATCTCAAGGGCTTCCATGCCCTGACCGAGAACCTGAAGCCCGAGGACCTGGTGGAATCCTTGAACCGTTATTTCACCCTGATCAACGAGATCGTCTTCAAACACGAGGGGATGCTGGATCGTTTCATGGGCGACAGCCTGCTGGCGATCTGGGGGGCCCCCTTCACCCACGAGGACAAGGAAAAACGGGCCGCCCAGGCCGCCCTGGAGATCCAGGAGGCCTTGAAGGAGTTCAATTTGGACAGGATCAAGAAAGGAGCCCCGCCTTTCACCGTCGGGATCGCCCTGCATACCGGTCCTGTCGTGGCGGGCAACCTGGGGTCGGACAAGCATTTCGACTACAGCATCCTGGGGGAACCCCTCTCGATCGTCACGCGCCTTTGCGCTTTGACCGCTCCCGGCCAGACCGCCGTCACCCAAGAGACCTTTGAAAGGCTCGGGGCCGGGGCCAAGGGCGAACCGCTGTCCCCCATCGCCCTGCGGGATTCACCCGAAACCCTCAAGACCTTTTCCCTCCGATCCCTTTCCTGA